One region of Ornithorhynchus anatinus isolate Pmale09 chromosome X5, mOrnAna1.pri.v4, whole genome shotgun sequence genomic DNA includes:
- the FXN gene encoding frataxin, mitochondrial: MWRPGLGGRVAGLLLPGGAGTGGVRVAASWPKGRSLCSLRARAARADLPHHISQVLKIKTQSIQFIHLRKAGTLSDKSSLDETTYEKLAEETLDSLSDFFEDLADKPYTSEDFDVSFGSGVLTVKLGGDLGTYVINKQTPNKQIWLSSPSSGPKRYDWTGKNWVYSHDGMSLHELLALELSKALKTTLDLSSLVYSGKDT; the protein is encoded by the exons ATGTGGAGGCCCGGGTTGGGCGGCAGGGTGGCTGGCCTCCTTCTCCCCGGGGGAGCGGGCACCGGTGGGGTCCGGGTTGCCGCCTCCTGGCCGAAGGGACGGTCGCTCTGCAGCCTCCGAGCCCGAGCGGCAAGGGCCGACTTG CCTCATCATATCAGCCAAGTTCTAAAGATCAAAACCCAGAGTATTCAGTTTATACATTTAAGAAAAGCAGGAACTTTGAGTGATAAAAG CTCACTAGATGAAACCACCTATGAAAAACTTGCAGAAGAAACACTGGACTCATTGTCAGATTTCTTTGAAGATCTTGCAGATAAGCCTTATACATCCGAAGATTTTGATGTTTCCTTTGGG AGTGGTGTTTTAACAGTTAAACTAGGTGGTGATCTGGGTACCTATGTGATCAACAAACAAACCCCAAACAAACAGATCTGGTTGTCTTCTCCATCCAG TGGACCCAAACGCTATGACTGGACTGGAAAGAATTGGGTATACTCTCACGATGGAATGTCCCTTCATGAACTGCTGGCATTGGAACTGTCTAAAGCATTAAAAACCACATTAGACCTGTCTTCTTTAGTATATTCTGGCAAAGATACTTGA